The Campylobacter lari genome window below encodes:
- a CDS encoding YqaA family protein yields the protein MFDFLYNDISYIGLFVVCFLSSTLLPMASEAFVLAFVKLDFNAYMVLFIASLGNTLGSLSTYALAYFGESQILEKYFKNSLCKLEKINANFKKFGSLYAFFTFLPIVGDLFALGLGFAKYSFLKASIFIALGKLSRYAFVIFIANSI from the coding sequence ATGTTTGATTTTTTATATAATGATATAAGTTATATAGGGCTTTTTGTAGTATGTTTTCTCTCTAGCACGCTTTTGCCTATGGCTAGCGAGGCTTTTGTGCTTGCTTTTGTGAAATTAGATTTTAATGCTTATATGGTTTTATTTATAGCAAGCTTGGGGAATACTTTGGGTAGTTTAAGTACCTATGCGTTAGCTTATTTTGGAGAGAGTCAAATTTTGGAAAAATATTTTAAAAACTCTTTATGTAAATTAGAAAAAATCAATGCAAACTTTAAAAAATTTGGCTCTTTATATGCTTTTTTTACTTTTTTACCCATAGTGGGAGATCTTTTTGCACTAGGCCTTGGATTTGCTAAGTATTCTTTTTTAAAAGCAAGTATTTTTATAGCCTTGGGTAAATTAAGTCGTTATGCTTTTGTAATTTTCATAGCAAATTCCATTTAA
- a CDS encoding nucleoside hydrolase, producing MRLILDTDIGNGIAGANTDDGLALGLILASKEIKLEMISTLSGNVQALTAYSVAKDLLNKLNLDIPLYLGAHEALCENSHFWRQRLDKGVEEFKLTHLWDHIKPIKILENINPNACMKMGKLIMQNPGEISICAIGPLTNIAIAMKLFKDFDKNVKEIFIMGGSFDMPYHIKDTNFGFDPEAASIVLNSRAKITLVPYNITMQTMLTHEDLNTLENQNPLCDFLVQTLRVWIDYASKTRGTNGTWIHDALTIAYMLDPNLANFDEYLVDVICDSTFARGSTIRCFKDSKMPMKNHELKNTIKVLKDVDNVRLLNLLKSRLLNGICYENYKSITT from the coding sequence ATACGCCTTATTTTAGATACTGATATAGGCAATGGAATAGCAGGGGCTAATACTGATGATGGTTTAGCCCTTGGACTTATTTTAGCCTCCAAAGAAATCAAACTTGAAATGATTAGCACTTTAAGTGGTAATGTGCAAGCTTTAACCGCTTATAGTGTTGCTAAAGATTTATTAAATAAGCTTAATCTAGATATACCTTTGTATTTAGGTGCTCATGAAGCTTTATGTGAAAATAGTCATTTTTGGAGACAAAGACTAGATAAAGGCGTAGAAGAGTTTAAGCTTACTCATCTTTGGGATCATATAAAACCTATAAAAATCTTAGAAAACATAAACCCAAATGCTTGTATGAAAATGGGTAAGCTTATTATGCAAAACCCAGGTGAAATTTCAATTTGTGCTATAGGGCCTTTAACAAATATAGCCATAGCTATGAAGCTTTTCAAAGACTTTGATAAAAATGTAAAAGAAATTTTTATCATGGGTGGGAGTTTTGATATGCCTTATCATATCAAAGATACAAATTTTGGCTTTGATCCTGAAGCTGCTAGTATAGTTTTAAACTCAAGAGCTAAAATCACACTTGTTCCTTATAATATAACAATGCAAACTATGCTCACGCATGAAGATTTAAATACTTTAGAAAATCAAAATCCACTTTGTGATTTTTTAGTGCAAACTTTAAGAGTTTGGATTGATTATGCAAGCAAAACAAGAGGCACAAATGGCACATGGATACACGATGCATTAACTATTGCTTATATGCTTGATCCAAATTTAGCAAATTTTGATGAGTATTTAGTAGATGTCATTTGTGATAGTACTTTTGCTAGAGGAAGCACGATAAGGTGTTTTAAAGATTCTAAAATGCCTATGAAAAATCATGAATTAAAAAACACCATAAAAGTTTTAAAAGATGTTGATAATGTTAGACTTTTAAATCTTTTAAAATCAAGACTTTTAAATGGAATTTGCTATGAAAATTACAAAAGCATAACGACTTAA
- a CDS encoding DUF4198 domain-containing protein — translation MKFSKMVFLSFFIASSALAHQFFPMQTSNGYEVGFWADDHWGQYQPDRVFGISAKDSQGKNLKAGYDYENNKIFIEGKPAVASVNYDFGYYTFTKDGKYYAQKRSDITDITGANEVTQTRKIFKMGKSIFSWDEGSKKPLGLKFEIVPLQNPLTLHEGDKLKLQVLLDGRPVKGVEFEDQNDDIDNIVTNEKGIATITLTKPKDGLQIIAANIKLPYNLDRYGDTLQLTATLSFKSK, via the coding sequence ATGAAATTTTCAAAAATGGTGTTTTTGAGTTTTTTTATAGCAAGTTCTGCTTTAGCTCATCAATTCTTTCCTATGCAAACTAGCAATGGATATGAAGTAGGTTTTTGGGCTGATGATCACTGGGGACAATATCAACCTGATAGGGTTTTTGGTATAAGTGCAAAAGATTCTCAAGGAAAAAATTTAAAAGCTGGCTATGACTACGAAAATAACAAAATATTTATTGAGGGAAAACCTGCTGTTGCAAGTGTTAATTATGATTTTGGATATTACACATTTACAAAAGATGGAAAATATTATGCACAAAAAAGATCTGATATTACAGATATTACTGGTGCAAATGAAGTCACTCAAACAAGAAAAATTTTCAAAATGGGAAAAAGTATTTTTTCTTGGGATGAAGGTTCAAAAAAACCATTAGGATTAAAATTTGAAATAGTTCCTTTACAAAATCCTTTAACACTACATGAAGGAGATAAATTAAAACTCCAAGTTTTACTAGATGGAAGACCCGTAAAAGGAGTTGAATTTGAAGATCAAAATGATGATATCGACAACATAGTAACAAATGAAAAAGGTATAGCAACAATCACACTCACAAAACCAAAAGATGGTTTACAAATAATAGCTGCAAACATCAAACTACCATACAATCTAGACAGATATGGCGATACTTTACAATTGACAGCGACACTAAGTTTTAAATCTAAATAA
- the trpB gene encoding tryptophan synthase subunit beta: MKKYYGKFGGQFVPNEVKIALDEVEKAFLKLKKDKDFNTELKELLANYVGRPTPLYHAKNLSKLYNHEIYLKREDLTHTGAHKINNAIAQALMAKKMNKKKIIAETGAGQHGLATATAAALLGLECEIFMGAIDVKRQALNVYKMEILGAKVHAVESGGKTLSDAVDEALNFWIKNTKEVFYVVGSAVGPYPYPQIVTHFQSIIGKECKMQLRKLNKKVDYIIAAAGGGSNAAGIFHAFLKDEKVKLIGVEAAGLGKDTPYHAATLTKGEEGIIHGMKTKVLQDDKGNIAHTFSISAGLDYPGIGPLHAYLQESKRASYHAISDDECINALKLLCKEEGIIPAIESSHALAYLEKLCPTLKKKSVIVVNLSGRGDKDMQSIYEYKKGEIYG, translated from the coding sequence ATGAAAAAATATTATGGAAAATTTGGTGGGCAATTTGTGCCAAATGAAGTAAAAATAGCATTAGATGAAGTAGAAAAAGCTTTTTTAAAACTCAAAAAAGATAAAGATTTTAACACAGAATTAAAAGAACTCTTAGCTAATTATGTGGGAAGACCTACGCCTTTATACCATGCTAAAAATTTAAGCAAGCTTTATAATCATGAAATTTATTTAAAAAGAGAAGACTTAACTCACACAGGAGCTCATAAGATCAACAATGCCATAGCTCAAGCCTTAATGGCAAAGAAAATGAATAAGAAAAAAATTATTGCAGAAACCGGAGCAGGACAACATGGGCTTGCAACAGCTACTGCAGCAGCACTTTTGGGACTTGAATGTGAGATATTTATGGGGGCTATTGATGTAAAAAGGCAAGCCTTAAATGTCTATAAAATGGAGATTTTAGGAGCAAAAGTTCACGCAGTAGAAAGTGGAGGTAAAACTTTAAGTGATGCGGTAGATGAGGCTTTAAATTTTTGGATTAAAAATACCAAAGAAGTATTTTATGTAGTAGGAAGTGCAGTGGGGCCTTATCCTTATCCACAAATTGTTACGCATTTTCAAAGTATTATAGGTAAAGAATGCAAAATGCAACTTAGAAAATTAAATAAAAAAGTAGATTACATCATAGCAGCAGCTGGAGGTGGTAGCAATGCTGCTGGAATTTTTCATGCATTTTTAAAAGATGAAAAAGTTAAGCTTATAGGTGTTGAAGCAGCAGGTTTAGGAAAAGATACACCTTATCATGCAGCCACACTTACTAAAGGCGAAGAAGGTATTATCCATGGTATGAAAACTAAAGTTTTACAAGATGATAAAGGCAACATTGCTCATACTTTTAGTATTTCTGCTGGGCTTGATTACCCTGGCATAGGGCCTTTGCACGCATATTTGCAAGAAAGTAAAAGAGCAAGTTATCATGCTATTAGTGATGATGAGTGCATTAATGCTTTAAAATTATTATGTAAAGAAGAAGGTATTATACCCGCTATTGAAAGCTCACATGCATTAGCTTATTTAGAAAAACTTTGTCCGACTTTAAAGAAAAAAAGTGTGATAGTTGTAAATCTTTCAGGAAGAGGAGATAAAGATATGCAAAGTATTTATGAGTATAAAAAAGGTGAAATTTATGGTTGA
- a CDS encoding MFS transporter, with protein sequence MQTKSIADENFQTPQGKKAFKKAVFSCWLGTAMEYADFALYGLAAATVFSEVFFPEQTPVIALLLSFVTYGIGFIARPIGALFFGYLGDKYGRKNVLMSTIALMGISTTLIGFIPSYAVIGIWAPICLVILRFMQGFGAGAELSGGTVMLGEYAPSKHRGLISSVIALGSNSGTLLAAFVWLLVTSMDDASFKEWGWRIPFIGSIFIALFAVYMRLNVKETPVFEKQKELMLKIRHENEAHMKKDERTFWQKSRAFWTMVGIRIGENGPSYLAQGFIVGYVTKILLLDKSVATTAVVIASLVGFLVIPLAGYLSDKFGRRITYRTFCLLLMLYAFPAFMLLDSKNEIIVILTIIVGMSLASLGIFGVQAAWGVELFGAKNRYTKMALAKEFGSILSGGTAPMIASALLAYYGTWWPIALYFVITAGIGFITTFFAPETRGRDLNLIEDAI encoded by the coding sequence TTGCAAACAAAATCAATCGCGGATGAAAATTTTCAAACTCCACAAGGAAAAAAGGCATTTAAAAAGGCTGTATTTTCATGTTGGCTAGGAACTGCCATGGAATATGCAGATTTTGCACTTTATGGCTTAGCTGCAGCTACTGTTTTTTCAGAAGTTTTCTTTCCTGAACAAACTCCTGTTATAGCATTATTGCTTAGTTTTGTTACTTATGGTATAGGTTTTATTGCTAGACCTATTGGAGCTTTATTTTTTGGATATTTAGGAGATAAATACGGAAGAAAAAATGTATTAATGAGCACCATTGCATTAATGGGTATTTCAACTACTTTAATTGGTTTTATACCAAGTTATGCAGTAATTGGAATTTGGGCTCCTATATGTTTGGTTATTTTGCGTTTTATGCAAGGCTTTGGAGCAGGTGCTGAGCTTTCAGGTGGGACTGTCATGCTTGGAGAATATGCTCCTAGCAAACATAGAGGTTTAATCTCTTCTGTTATAGCACTTGGATCAAACAGCGGAACCTTGCTTGCAGCTTTCGTGTGGCTTTTAGTTACAAGTATGGATGATGCTAGTTTTAAAGAATGGGGATGGAGAATTCCTTTTATAGGAAGTATTTTTATAGCACTTTTTGCTGTTTATATGCGTTTAAATGTAAAAGAAACTCCTGTTTTTGAAAAACAAAAAGAATTAATGCTAAAAATTCGTCATGAAAATGAAGCACATATGAAAAAAGATGAAAGAACTTTTTGGCAGAAAAGTCGTGCATTTTGGACTATGGTGGGCATAAGAATAGGAGAAAATGGACCATCTTATCTTGCACAAGGCTTTATAGTAGGTTATGTAACTAAAATTTTACTTCTTGATAAATCAGTAGCCACAACTGCTGTTGTTATCGCTTCTTTGGTGGGATTTTTGGTTATACCTTTAGCAGGATATTTAAGCGATAAATTTGGAAGGCGTATTACTTATAGAACCTTTTGCTTGCTTTTAATGCTTTATGCTTTCCCTGCTTTTATGCTACTTGATAGTAAAAATGAAATTATTGTAATTTTAACTATCATTGTAGGTATGTCTTTAGCATCTTTAGGAATTTTTGGCGTACAAGCTGCGTGGGGTGTGGAGCTTTTTGGAGCAAAAAATCGCTATACCAAAATGGCACTAGCAAAAGAATTTGGCTCTATACTTTCAGGAGGAACCGCTCCTATGATAGCTTCAGCTTTGCTTGCTTATTATGGCACTTGGTGGCCAATAGCCTTGTATTTTGTTATCACTGCAGGAATTGGTTTTATCACAACTTTCTTTGCACCAGAAACTAGAGGTAGGGATTTAAATTTAATAGAAGATGCGATATGA
- the uvrA gene encoding excinuclease ABC subunit UvrA — protein MNDTINIIGAKENNLKNINLEIPKNKLIVFTGLSGSGKSTLAFGTLYAEGQRRYIESLSAYARQFLDKVGKPNVDKIEGLTPAIAIDQKTTSKNPRSTVGTITEIYDYLRLLYARIGSQHCHQCGQKISSMSAADIVGEILKLPKGAKIIIYAPLIKEKKGTFADLLENLVAKGYVRAQIDGVLTRLDEDIELAKTKKHTIKLVIDRLQVQDDMLARLASDIEKGLSESFGEVEIEVLNNEELNIAKHFHYSEHNACFDCKISFPLLEPLSFSFNSPKGACPSCDGLGIRYTLDMKKLINEELSLEAGAVKLLYGFNKSYYYKFLMAFCEQNDIRVKIPYNELSEEEKRLVLYGNAKEINFLWKRHRLNRKFEGAVKYAYEMLKDEKDLSEYMSEKTCKDCNGHRLRAESLAVKVAEKNLGEILDMSIENTTAFFSKEANFAYLSEQERLIAKPIFKEINERLFFLYDVGLGYLSLGRDARTISGGEAQRIRIASQIGSGLSGVMYVLDEPSIGLHERDTAKLIKTLRNLQQKGNTLIVVEHDKMTIEEADFIVDIGPNAGKFGGEVVFSGTYKELLKSKSQTALYMSGKKQIAHQKHREQKDFISLKDVSINNIQNLSVDFPLHNLVAITGVSGSGKSSLILQTLLPFAKEELNRAKKVKKLSGAKIEGLEKLDKVIYLDQSPIGRTPRSNPATYTGAMDEIRNLFAATKEAKMRGYKAGRFSFNVKGGRCEKCSGDGEIKIEMHFLPDVMVTCDVCNGKRYNDATLEIKYKGKSIADVLNMSIIEASEFFTSVPKIKQKLDTLVKVGLDYLTLGQNATTLSGGEAQRIKLAKELSRSDTGKTLYILDEPTTGLHFEDVNKLIVVLQHLVDLGNSVFVIEHNLDVIKNADYIIDMGPEGGVKGGKVIAKGSVEELAKNHKKSGSYTGYYLNLELKSIKK, from the coding sequence ATGAATGATACTATTAATATAATTGGTGCTAAAGAGAATAATCTTAAAAATATCAACCTAGAAATTCCTAAAAATAAACTTATAGTTTTTACAGGACTTAGTGGAAGTGGTAAATCCACTTTAGCTTTTGGTACACTTTATGCAGAAGGACAACGCCGCTATATTGAGAGTTTAAGTGCTTATGCAAGGCAGTTTTTAGATAAAGTGGGTAAGCCAAATGTTGATAAAATAGAAGGTTTAACTCCTGCTATTGCTATTGATCAAAAAACAACTTCTAAAAATCCTCGATCAACTGTTGGGACTATTACTGAAATTTATGATTATTTAAGACTTTTATATGCAAGGATTGGCTCACAACATTGTCATCAATGTGGCCAAAAAATCTCATCTATGAGTGCAGCAGATATCGTAGGTGAAATCTTAAAGCTTCCAAAAGGGGCAAAAATCATCATTTATGCTCCTTTGATCAAAGAAAAAAAAGGAACTTTTGCAGATCTTTTGGAAAATTTAGTCGCAAAAGGCTATGTTAGAGCACAAATTGATGGGGTTTTAACGCGTCTTGATGAGGATATTGAGCTTGCTAAAACTAAAAAACATACAATAAAGCTTGTGATAGATAGACTCCAAGTGCAAGATGATATGTTGGCAAGACTTGCAAGCGATATAGAAAAAGGTCTTAGTGAGAGCTTTGGTGAAGTGGAAATTGAAGTTTTAAATAATGAAGAATTAAACATAGCAAAACATTTTCATTATAGTGAGCATAATGCTTGTTTTGATTGTAAAATTTCTTTTCCTTTGCTTGAGCCTTTGAGTTTTTCTTTTAATTCTCCAAAAGGTGCTTGTCCAAGTTGTGATGGTCTTGGTATAAGATATACGCTAGATATGAAAAAGCTTATCAATGAAGAATTAAGCCTAGAAGCAGGAGCTGTAAAGCTATTATATGGGTTTAATAAAAGTTATTACTATAAGTTTTTAATGGCCTTTTGCGAGCAAAATGATATAAGGGTAAAAATTCCATATAATGAGCTAAGCGAAGAAGAAAAGCGTCTAGTACTTTATGGTAATGCCAAGGAAATTAACTTTTTATGGAAAAGACATCGCTTAAATCGCAAATTTGAAGGTGCAGTTAAATATGCTTATGAAATGCTAAAAGATGAAAAAGATTTAAGCGAGTATATGAGCGAAAAAACTTGTAAAGATTGCAATGGTCATCGTTTAAGAGCTGAGAGTTTAGCTGTAAAAGTTGCTGAAAAAAATTTGGGTGAAATTTTAGATATGAGCATAGAAAATACTACTGCATTTTTTTCAAAAGAAGCTAATTTTGCATATTTGAGTGAGCAAGAAAGATTGATAGCTAAGCCTATTTTTAAAGAAATTAATGAAAGATTGTTTTTTCTTTATGATGTAGGACTTGGGTATTTATCCTTAGGGCGTGATGCAAGAACAATTAGTGGAGGTGAAGCTCAAAGAATTCGTATAGCATCTCAAATTGGTAGTGGTTTAAGTGGGGTGATGTATGTTTTAGATGAGCCTAGCATTGGTTTGCATGAGCGAGATACAGCAAAACTCATTAAAACTTTAAGAAATCTTCAGCAAAAGGGTAATACTTTAATCGTGGTTGAGCATGATAAAATGACAATAGAAGAAGCAGATTTTATCGTAGATATTGGTCCAAATGCTGGTAAATTTGGTGGTGAAGTTGTATTTAGTGGAACTTATAAAGAATTATTAAAAAGTAAAAGCCAAACTGCCCTTTATATGAGTGGTAAAAAGCAAATTGCCCATCAAAAACACAGAGAACAAAAAGATTTTATTAGTTTAAAAGATGTGAGTATTAATAATATTCAAAATTTAAGTGTAGATTTTCCATTGCATAATTTAGTAGCAATTACAGGTGTTTCAGGAAGTGGTAAAAGCTCGCTAATCTTGCAAACTTTGCTCCCATTTGCAAAAGAAGAGCTTAACCGTGCTAAAAAAGTTAAAAAACTAAGTGGGGCTAAGATAGAAGGTTTGGAAAAACTTGATAAGGTAATTTATCTTGATCAAAGTCCTATAGGAAGGACTCCTCGTTCAAATCCCGCTACTTATACAGGTGCTATGGATGAAATTCGTAATCTTTTTGCAGCTACCAAAGAAGCTAAAATGCGAGGTTATAAAGCAGGGCGTTTTTCTTTTAATGTTAAAGGTGGAAGATGTGAAAAGTGTAGTGGCGATGGTGAGATTAAAATCGAAATGCACTTTTTGCCTGATGTGATGGTAACTTGTGATGTTTGCAATGGTAAAAGATATAATGATGCAACTTTAGAGATCAAATATAAAGGTAAAAGCATAGCTGATGTTTTAAATATGAGTATTATTGAAGCAAGTGAGTTTTTTACTTCTGTGCCAAAGATAAAACAAAAGCTTGATACTTTGGTAAAAGTTGGGCTTGATTATCTTACCTTAGGACAAAATGCAACTACTTTAAGTGGTGGGGAGGCTCAGCGTATTAAGTTAGCTAAAGAATTAAGCAGAAGCGATACAGGAAAAACTCTTTATATTTTAGATGAACCTACAACAGGACTTCATTTTGAAGATGTTAATAAACTTATTGTAGTTTTGCAACATTTAGTTGATCTTGGAAATAGTGTGTTTGTGATAGAGCATAATTTAGATGTGATTAAAAATGCTGATTATATCATTGATATGGGACCTGAAGGTGGAGTTAAAGGTGGTAAGGTTATAGCTAAAGGTAGCGTTGAAGAGCTTGCTAAAAATCATAAAAAAAGTGGTTCTTATACAGGGTATTATCTAAATTTAGAGCTAAAAAGCATAAAAAAATAA